In Euwallacea fornicatus isolate EFF26 chromosome 20, ASM4011564v1, whole genome shotgun sequence, a single window of DNA contains:
- the LOC136345502 gene encoding fatty acid synthase-like isoform X2 gives MIPKEMELVKEDVVISGVGGYFPQSLNIEAFQNNLLENKNLVGTRWKQGERGVSNKVGTVPSEYFDNSYFGIHRQQCTFMDPMQRLILERTFEALIDAGVNPTEVKGRRIGVFMGSSIGENDNLFLESIISGFGVTGHSRAMMPNRVSYWLNLKGPSVAYDANWVSGLEVIRLGYEAIKTGQCESVIVGTSNLALNAEFQWLYADMGVLSPDGTTKAFDVDANGYTRSDGVVVLYLQKASEARRSYASIVNIATMFDGNHEGNIQNLSVPNMVEFMNKFYEGAPVKPEDVEFVEAYGCGHKPFDEKELDALDQVYCKNRKNPLLIGSVKTNTGHSEATSAMFSVAKVLIAMEQGIIPATIQYEKPNPKIPALVNGRLEVVTKNKEWNPTYAAVNGLGLDTYYGHLLLKANPKLKPHVTFDIPKLLVASTRTEDGISDIIKQYKDKSDDLEFVQLTQDLFAKPILGHLYRGYTLLGAEEQKQETEYHQGTKRPIWFVYSGMGSQWNAMLGDLQKIPVFAASIEKSRKILEAKGVDLLHIISSNDKTIFDNILNCFVGIAAMQIALTDVLRSIGLVPDGLIGHSVGELGCAYADGCMTHEQMILSSYSRGKASLEAVLIPGMMAAIGVGYNAIKNKLPPSIAVACHNGPDSATLSGPREDMEKFVAELQAQGVFARLVNVANIAYHSQYIKPAAPLLLKYLKEVLPKPIQRSSKWISTSNLEDKWNSDLAKHSSAEYHTNNLLSSVYFEEGLKHIPKDAILVEIAPHGLLQAILKRSLKTGCINIPLTHRGCKSGVEFLLTAMGKMYLAGTDISIANIYPKLEYPVGRGTRSLAPLVHWNHSEAWRTGLEEKLHSLFSITDMQVSLNSEEFREYVGHQLDDNVVLPVSFYLNLVYQLIANITTERKEIVFENVHFRKALIIPKIGSVPLHGMVQRGSGEFEISSGKEIIATGRMIFPQPTDQFMLKPSAVDDVDDGVELSGSDIYNEFQHRGHKYSGVYKAIKSLTLTENGSKGVVQWNNRWTTLLDAMIQQKLLQAGECDQDIFMAKTIQKICVDVKQFPKEKADVKVDYKYATKMIFTEGLQIMNVDAVPFDREPKKVFIDSLDYVPLNNKEYSQMEMGICVALQLVLTNFSDQYVNNVTVTEVASDRPLLEHITSALGQYTRLTANVTTAEDPKQVTVHKTHPFLIIHNGPINDKLAKIVSTSDAFLIVKTDKNILSNSTIVEVSDFLVNGQKYSILRKANNGDVIVVQAKGDVLSVKDLKRPSLPWVAELTNALDVASTTHKRVYLTSSLIPSEGFVQFVKQLKAQPNMDAVRVFFNLDKRSNVDLVQLYRKDLVLSILKGGVVNAYLQIAVKFKENITLDGFTNNVVEDKTIQYLGVNLRDETINPATEKPQEVGLLDYSGTSRNQKIMGLATLNKTSSSLNLDPILQWPIPEAWSLEDGATVPYAYAAAYYALCVKGNIKSGNTVLIHAGCSPIGQAAISIANSYGCTIYVTVSTDKQRDYIKNRFKMIKDSQILSSENSNFEPFFLMATKGKGADVILNTLSGSLLQSSLGCIGDFGRFLHIGKYDLEENSTIGMYCFLRTVSFFVINLDIITESDDVKEEIRQLVEDGLFKKKCVSPIWRIVYNHQDVAEILRNIKKASNIGKALLKLETNARLNTLNMKRTNQFVCDPKGSYLVYGGTADQWIDVIEWLILRGACKIVISSESKPQQNHINRRLLLLQTYYPCEIIFTPNKAHTKEGASELISDVQFLGPVHAVFCLGQSKNSKTSDIKSVQYLEAALRASVPKALFINFIGAAAGTCQLRADAGYTTYNIERPDDLEFGDVLAGLDTILSYRVNNVFVNNDRVSDHKQENSQALLKKLYQMLPKSLDELSEQVEEAPEEPELIQLITEGPQEIRELIPLFIIPGLSTEKEIEELAKHLLLPTFCAVLPRKPFTLKELAKKYVELIRNVWSEGPFNIAGMSWSGVLATEIARILEKEYNSKVYLYLIDAAPATLQSAIQLFGMGAEFDVNLIAKVLNISDTQVLKKLQSAPTWEEKIDYVINSYEDKELLRDGLQLLRDRFQDVLTYKTDGSLINGLGHLIRPNDCSQYDNCELTLYLKQIPQVHLVNGDHLTIISSENTANYINETFQLT, from the exons ATGATTCCCAAAGAAATGGAATTAGTGAAGGAGGACGTCGTTATTTCCGGAGTTGGAGGATATTTCCCACAGTCCCTAAACATTGAAGCATTCCAAAATAATCTCCTGGAGAACAAGAACTTAGTAGGAACTCGATGGAAAcaag GTGAGAGGGGAGTAAGCAACAAAGTAGGAACAGTCCCTAGCGAGTATTTCGATAACTCCTACTTCGGCATTCACCGTCAACAATGCACCTTCATGGACCCAATGCAGCGTTTGATCCTCGAAAGAACCTTTGAGGCCCTTATTGATGCTG GAGTAAATCCAACTGAGGTCAAGGGGCGCAGAATTGGGGTCTTCATGGGGTCCTCCATTGGTGAGAACGATAATTTGTTTCTTGAATCGATCATCTCGGGTTTCGGTGTAACCGGTCACTCGAGAGCTATGATGCCCAACCGAGTGTCCTATTGGTTGAACTTGAAAG GCCCCAGCGTCGCCTACGATGCCAACTGGGTGAGTGGACTCGAAGTGATTCGTTTAGGATATGAGGCCATCAAAACCGGGCAATGCGAATCTGTAATCGTTGGAACTTCAAATTTGGCCCTAAACGCAGAGTTCCAGTGGTTATACGCCGATATGGGAGTGCTATCTCCTGATGGAACAACCAAGGCATTTGATGTCGATG CTAATGGATATACTAGATCAGACGGAGTGGTGGTACTTTACCTGCAAAAAGCCTCAGAAGCAAGAAGATCATACGCGAGTATAGTGAATATCGCGACAATGTTCGATGGCAACCATGAGGGCAACATCCAAAATTTATCTGTCCCAAATATGGttgaatttatgaataaattttacgAAGGTGCGCCTGTTAAGCCTGAGGATGTTGAGTTTGTTGAAGCTTATGGATGCGGTCATAAA CCTTTTGATGAAAAAGAACTGGACGCTCTGGACCAAGTATACTGCAAGAACAGGAAAAATCCCTTATTGATAGGCTCAGTGAAGACCAACACTGGTCACAGCGAAGCTACTTCTGCCATGTTTTCTGTGGCCAAAGTTCTTATAGCAATGGAGCAGGGCATCATTCCTGCCACTATCCAATACGAGAAGCCCAATCCAAAAATCCCAGCGCTGGTCAATGGTCGCTTGGAAGTGGTCACCAAAAACAA GGAATGGAATCCTACTTATGCTGCCGTAAATGGTTTGGGACTGGACACCTACTACGGACATTTATTGCTCAAAGCTAATCCCAAGTTGAAGCCACATGTAACATTCGATATTCCCAAGCTTCTGGTAGCCTCTACGAGGACTGAGGATGGAATCAGTGACATCATTAAGCAG TACAAAGACAAAAGCGATGATCTGGAATTCGTCCAACTCACCCAAGACCTCTTTGCCAAGCCGATTTTAGGCCACCTTTATAGGGGGTATACTTTACTAGGAGCTGAGGAGCAGAAACAAGAAACCGAG TATCATCAAGGCACAAAACGTCCCATTTGGTTTGTTTACTCTGGCATGGGCTCCCAGTGGAATGCAATGCTGGGGGACTTGCAGAAAATTCCAGTGTTTGCTGCCTCGATTGAGAAATCGCGGAAAATTTTGGAAGCTAAAGGGGTTGATTTGTTACATATCATTTCCAGCAATGATAAGACCATCTTTGATAACATCCTGAATTGTTTCGTGGGAATCGCCGCTATGCAG ATCGCCCTTACGGATGTCCTCAGATCCATCGGCCTGGTTCCTGATGGTCTAATTGGACACTCAGTGGGAGAACTAGGATGCGCATATGCTGATGGGTGCATGACTCATGAGCAAATGATCTTGAGCTCCTACTCTAGAGGCAAAGCTTCTTTGGAAGCTGTGCTGATACCTGGAATGATGGCAGCCATAG GTGTGGGCTACAACGCCATTAAGAATAAATTACCTCCATCAATCGCTGTGGCTTGCCACAATGGTCCGGACAGTGCAACCCTCTCCGGCCCTCGCGAAGACATGGAGAAATTCGTGGCGGAACTGCAAGCCCAAGGAGTTTTTGCTCGTTTAGTTAATGTAGCAAACATAGCTTACCACAGTCAATACATTAAGCCTGCAGCTCCCTTATTGCTGAAATACCTCAAGGAAGTGCTGCCGAAACCAATCCAGAGGTCGTCCAAATGGATATCCACATCCAATCTTGAAGATAAATGGAATAGCGACCTAGCTAAGCATTCTTCAGCGGAATACCATACCAACAACCTCTTGAGCTCTGTGTATTTTGAGGAAGGCCTCAAACATATCCCTAAAGACGCGATTTTAGTTGAAATCGCTCCTCATGGCTTACTGCAGGCAATTCTGAAGAGGTCCTTGAAGACCGGCTGCATCAATATTCCTCTGACTCATAGAGGGTGCAAAAGCGGGGTTGAATTCTTGCTCACTGCTATGGGAAA GATGTATCTGGCCGGGACGGACATTTCGATAGCTAACATATACCCAAAGCTGGAATACCCGGTGGGACGTGGTACTCGTTCTTTGGCCCCATTGGTGCACTGGAACCACAGCGAGGCTTGGAGGACAGGCTTGGAGGAGAAGCTTCATTCACTGTTCAGCATAACTGATATGCAAGTGTCCCTCAATAGTGAGGAGTTTAGGGAGTATGTAGGTCATCAGTTAGATGACAATGTTGTTTTACCAGTCAGTTTCTATTTG AACCTTGTCTATCAATTAATCGCGAACATCACTACCGAGCGAAAGGAGATCGTTTTCGAAAATGTGCACTTCAGGAAGGCGCTGATTATTCCCAAAATAG GGTCCGTGCCGCTGCACGGAATGGTGCAAAGAGGATCGGGAGAATTCGAAATTTCATCAGGGAAAGAGATAATTGCAACTGGAAGAATGATATTCCCTCAACCTACTGATCAATTTATGTTGAAGCCAAGCGCAGTTGATGATGTAGATGATGGCGTGGAGCTTTCTGGAAGTGATATCTACAATGAATTCCAACATCGAGGCCACAAATACTCAGGGGTGTACAAGGCGATCAAAAGTCTGACATTGACCGAAAACGGATCCAAAGGTGTTGTCCAATGGAATAATCGATGGACCACGCTCCTGGACGCAATGATCCAGCAGAAGCTATTACAA GCTGGAGAATGTGATCAAGACATATTCATGGCAAAAACCATCCAGAAAATATGTGTGGACGTAAAGCAATTCCCTAAGGAAAAAGCTGACGTAAAAGTGGACTACAAGTACGCCACCAAGATGATTTTCACAGAGGGTTTGCAAATAATGAATGTTGACGCTGTACCCTTTGATCGCGAACCGAAGAAAGTCTTCATCGACTCTCTAGATTATGTCCCCTTGAATAACAAGGAGTATTCA CAAATGGAGATGGGTATCTGCGTGGCTCTGCAGTTGGTGCTGACCAACTTCTCTGACCAGTACGTTAATAACGTTACGGTCACCGAAGTTGCCAGCGACAGACCGTTGCTAGAACACATTACTTCAGCACTGGGCCAATACACAAGACTGACC GCGAACGTCACGACAGCCGAAGACCCCAAGCAGGTGACGGTGCACAAAACTCATCCATTCTTAATAATCCATAATGGTCCTATTAACGACAAACTTGCCAAGATAGTCTCTACGAGTGATGCCTTCTTAATAGTAAAGactgacaaaaatattttgtctaACTCAACCATAGTTGAAGTGTCCGATTTCCTGGTGAatggtcaaaaatattcaattctgAGGAAG GCAAATAACGGCGACGTGATTGTGGTCCAAGCAAAGGGAGACGTCCTGAGCGTTAAAGACCTGAAGCGACCTTCTCTGCCATGGGTGGCAGAACTTACCAACGCTCTTGATGTAGCTTCGACCACCCACAAACGCGTCTACCTGACCTCCTCTCTAATACCTTCAGAAGGATTCGTGCAGTTTGTGAAACAACTTAAGGCACAACCCAATATGGACGCAGTCCgagttttcttcaatttagACAAACGGTCCAATGTGGACTTAGTCCAGTTATACAGAAAAGATTTGGTTTTGAGTATCCTGAAGGGAGGGGTGGTGAACGCATACCTTCAGATAGCGGTGAAGTTCAAAGAGAACATTACGTTGGACGGATTTACTAACAACGTGGTTGAAGATAAAACTATTCAGTATCTTGGAGTGAATTTGCGAGATGAGACTATTAATCCAGCTACTGAGAAACCTCAGGAA GTAGGTTTGTTGGATTACTCTGGCACGTCaagaaaccaaaaaattatGGGCCTGGCGACTTTGAACAAGACTAGTTCCTCTCTAAACCTGGACCCCATTTTGCAGTGGCCTATTCCAGAGGCTTGGAGCTTGGAAGATGGCGCTACTGTCCCCTACGCTTATGCTGCG GCTTATTACGCATTATGCGTAAAAGGGAATATTAAATCTGGAAACACAGTGCTTATCCACGCTGGATGCTCTCCTATAGGTCAGGCTGCTATATCTATAGCAAACTCTTATGGATGTACCATCTACGTCACTGTCTCGACGGACAAGCAGAGGGACTATATCAAGAACCGGTTTAAAATG ATAAAAGACAGTCAAATCTTGAGTTCTGAAAACTCCAACTTCGAACCATTCTTCTTGATGGCCACAAAAGGTAAAGGGGCTGACGTTATCCTCAATACTCTTTCGGGGTCTCTGCTACAGTCCTCTTTGGGTTGCATTGGCGATTTCGGTCGGTTCCTTCATATCG GGAAATATGATTTGGAAGAAAACAGTACGATAGGAATGTATTGTTTCTTAAGAACCGTCTCTTTCTTCGTCATAAACCTTGATATAATTACCGAATCTGATGATGTGAAGGAAGAAATTAGGCAGTTGGTGGAAGATGGgctttttaagaaaaaatgcgTCTCGCCTATCTGGAGGATAGTGTACAATCATCAAGATGTTGCAGAAATATTAAG GAATATTAAGAAGGCCAGTAATATCGGGAAAGCTCTGCTTAAACTTGAAACTAACGCGCGACTTAACACTTTGAATATGAAGCGGACCAATCAGTTCGTGTGTGATCCAAAGGGCTCTTATCTAGTATATG GAGGTACCGCGGATCAATGGATCGACGTCATCGAGTGGCTAATCTTAAGAGGTGCCTGCAAAATCGTGATCTCTTCAGAGTCCAAACCTCAACAAAACCACATCAACCGTCGCTTGTTGCTACTGCAAACTTACTACCCATGCGAAATCATTTTCACCCCTAACAAGGCCCATACCAAAGAAGGAGCTTCGGAACTAATATCCGATGTACAATTTTTGGGGCCCGTACACGCCGTTTTCTGTCTTGGTCAGTCgaagaactcaaaaactaGCGACATCAAGTCCGTTCAGTATTTGGAGGCTGCTCTTAGGGCATCTGTCCCTAAAGCATTATTCATAAACTTCATCGGGGCTGCCGCTGGGACTTGCCAATTGAGAGCAGATGCTGGATATACTACCTATAATATTGAAAGGCCAGATGATTTGGAGTTTGGAGATGTTTTAGCCGGGTTGGACACGATTTTGTCCTATAGGGTGAATAACGtcttcgtcaacaatgacagGGTGAGCGACCACAAGCAGGAGAACTCGCAGGCGTTGCTTAAAa AATTGTACCAAATGCTGCCTAAATCTCTCGACGAGTTGAGCGAGCAGGTCGAAGAGGCACCAGAAGAGCCAGAACTGATCCAACTGATCACGGAAGGTCCTCAGGAAATACGGGAGTTGATTCCACTTTTCATAATTCCGGGATTGAGCACCGAAAAAGAAATAGAGGAACTGGCAAAACATTTACTGCTTCCAACTTTCTGTGCAGTACTGCCTCGCAAGCCGTTCACTTTAAAGGAGTTGGCTAAGAAATATGTTGAG